The DNA window GAATGCTATTCTTTCAAATCCAATCTAGTCTTAGTGAATACGAAAGAAAACAAATATCTGTTAGAGTTAAATCAAATAAATGGGCAAGAGCAAGGGAAGGAATTTGGCAAGGTGGAAAATTACCACTAGGATATAAAAAAGATCCTCAAAATAATGATGTTATTCTTATTGATGAAGAGGATGCTATTATTGTAAAAAGTATATTTGATCATTATTTAAGAACTCAAAGTATAGCAAAAACTTCAAAATATTTTAATAAACCTATGGAAAGTGTCAGATGGATTTTAACTAATCCATTTTACAAAGGACTATTTAGATATGGAAAAAAAGAAAATAATATAAATACTGGAATAGTAAAAATAAATAAAGATTATCAATATTTTGAAGGAAATCACTCTCCTATTATTTCAGAAGAGATATTTGATAAAGTTCAGAGCATTCTTAGTCTTAGAAAGAAAAATATTTCTGTAAGTTTTAAACTTCTGTTTACAGGACTTGTTACTTGTAGTTGTGGAGGAAAATATTTTTCAGCTAAGAATGGCCATAAATATAATTATAGATGTAGTGATTGTGGAAAGGCTATATCTTATAGGAAAATGGAAGGTAATATAATTAGAGAAATTCTTAAATTATCAGAATTAGAAGAATTAAATCAAGTAAACTTAAAGCTTGAAAATTATAATCTCCAAATAGATTCAATCTCACAATTAATAGAAAAAGATAAAAAGGCTAGAGAAAAGGTTATGCAACTTTTTAAAAATGATCTCATTAGTATAGAGGAATTAAAAAAAGAAGTGGATAGTATAGATAACGCTGTATCAGCTAAAGAAAAAGAAATTGAAAGTATAAAAAAATTTATAGATAATCAAAAAACAAGCTGTGAGAAAATAAATAACTTAAAATTACTTAAAGAAGCTATTGAATATATGGAAGATGAAGATAGAGAAGATATACATGATCTTTTTAAACTTATGATTAAAGAAATAGTATTATTAAATAAAGATGAAATCAATGTTAAAAATGAAAATATCAACTTACAAATATTTCTTAAATGAAAAAGCTAGACTATTTTTTCTAGCTTTTTTTATTTCAATATAGTATAATATAAATGATAATAAAATTTGATTATAAAAGGTGTGGAAAAAATTAGCTCCTATCTAGGCACCACTTAATTAAAGTATAGGGGCTGTTGCAAACTTAATAGCCATATGTTTTAAAATTAGCTAAAGAGATTTTTTAATCTCTTTGGCTTTTTTC is part of the Fusobacterium sp. SYSU M8D902 genome and encodes:
- a CDS encoding recombinase family protein, which codes for MKKLKAIAYCRVSTVTQEEGRSLEFQIKKCQDYCEFNNYELIEVIQDVESGGNDERKGFQELNSKIKARLFDVLVVFESSRISRITLTMLNFVLELQKSNIHFVSISQPELNTTTPTGMLFFQIQSSLSEYERKQISVRVKSNKWARAREGIWQGGKLPLGYKKDPQNNDVILIDEEDAIIVKSIFDHYLRTQSIAKTSKYFNKPMESVRWILTNPFYKGLFRYGKKENNINTGIVKINKDYQYFEGNHSPIISEEIFDKVQSILSLRKKNISVSFKLLFTGLVTCSCGGKYFSAKNGHKYNYRCSDCGKAISYRKMEGNIIREILKLSELEELNQVNLKLENYNLQIDSISQLIEKDKKAREKVMQLFKNDLISIEELKKEVDSIDNAVSAKEKEIESIKKFIDNQKTSCEKINNLKLLKEAIEYMEDEDREDIHDLFKLMIKEIVLLNKDEINVKNENINLQIFLK